The Geodermatophilaceae bacterium NBWT11 genome has a segment encoding these proteins:
- a CDS encoding aldehyde dehydrogenase family protein, whose product MTSVFAYAPAPESRSVVDVRPSYGLFVDGEFTAGQGTPLQTVNPATEEVLSEIAVGTDADVDRAVRAARRAFTRVWGPMRPADRGKYLFRIARLLQERAREFAVLETLDNGKPITESRDVDVPQAAAHFFYHAGWADKLEHVGLGAAPRPHGVAGQVIPWNFPLMMLAWKVAPALAAGNTVVLKPAETTPLTALLFAEVCQQADLPPGVVNIVTGAGDTGRAVVEHPDVDKVAFTGSTEVGKQIARSIAGTQKALTLELGGKAANIVFDDAPVDQAVEGIVRGIFFNQGHVCCAGSRLLVQESVHDEVVAALQRRIGTLRVGDPLDKNTDIGAINSPEQLARIRELVGIGQAEGAHLWQPAGELPERGNWFKPTVFTDVSPAHRIARDEVFGPVLSVLTFRTPDEAVAKANNSLYGLSAGIWSEKGSRILSIANQLRAGVVWANTFNQFDPTSPFGGYKQSGHGREGGRIGLRAYLKES is encoded by the coding sequence ATGACGAGCGTCTTCGCGTACGCCCCTGCCCCCGAGTCCCGCTCGGTCGTCGACGTCCGGCCCAGCTACGGGCTGTTCGTCGACGGCGAGTTCACCGCCGGCCAGGGCACGCCCCTGCAGACCGTGAACCCCGCGACCGAGGAGGTGCTCAGCGAGATCGCGGTGGGCACCGACGCCGACGTCGACCGCGCCGTCCGCGCCGCCCGCCGGGCCTTCACCCGGGTCTGGGGCCCCATGCGCCCGGCCGATCGCGGCAAGTACCTGTTCCGCATCGCCCGGCTGCTGCAGGAGCGGGCCCGGGAGTTCGCGGTCCTCGAGACCCTGGACAACGGCAAGCCGATCACCGAGTCCCGCGACGTCGACGTGCCCCAGGCCGCCGCGCACTTCTTCTACCACGCAGGCTGGGCCGACAAGCTCGAGCACGTGGGCCTGGGCGCCGCCCCCCGCCCGCACGGCGTGGCCGGGCAGGTCATCCCGTGGAACTTCCCGCTGATGATGCTGGCCTGGAAGGTGGCCCCGGCGCTCGCGGCCGGCAACACCGTCGTCCTCAAGCCGGCCGAGACCACCCCGCTGACCGCGCTGCTGTTCGCCGAGGTCTGCCAGCAGGCCGACCTCCCGCCGGGGGTGGTCAACATCGTGACCGGCGCCGGGGACACCGGCCGCGCCGTCGTCGAGCACCCCGACGTCGACAAGGTGGCCTTCACCGGCTCGACCGAGGTCGGCAAGCAGATCGCCCGCTCGATCGCCGGCACGCAGAAGGCGCTGACCCTGGAGCTGGGCGGCAAGGCCGCGAACATCGTCTTCGACGACGCCCCGGTCGACCAGGCCGTCGAGGGCATCGTCCGCGGCATCTTCTTCAACCAGGGCCACGTGTGCTGCGCGGGCTCACGGCTGCTGGTCCAGGAGTCGGTGCACGACGAGGTCGTCGCGGCGCTGCAGCGCCGGATCGGCACGCTGCGGGTGGGCGACCCGCTGGACAAGAACACCGACATCGGGGCGATCAACTCCCCCGAGCAGCTCGCCCGGATCCGGGAGCTGGTGGGCATCGGCCAGGCCGAGGGCGCCCACCTCTGGCAGCCCGCGGGCGAGCTGCCCGAGCGCGGCAACTGGTTCAAGCCGACGGTCTTCACCGACGTGTCGCCGGCGCACCGCATCGCCCGGGACGAGGTGTTCGGCCCGGTGCTCTCGGTGCTGACCTTCCGCACCCCCGACGAGGCCGTCGCCAAGGCGAACAACTCCCTCTACGGGCTCTCGGCCGGCATCTGGTCGGAGAAGGGCTCGCGGATCCTGTCGATCGCGAACCAGCTGCGGGCCGGGGTCGTCTGGGCCAACACGTTCAACCAGTTCGACCCGACGTCGCCGTTCGGTGGCTACAAGCAGTCCGGCCACGGCCGCGAGGGTGGCCGCATCGGCCTGCGCGCGTACCTGAAGGAGTCCTGA
- a CDS encoding aldehyde dehydrogenase family protein yields the protein MSDRLAVRKTYKLYVGGKFPRSESGRTYEVADSRGRFVANAARASRKDARDAVVAARGAFAGWSTATAYNRGQVLYRVAEVMEGRAAQFADEVAAGEGLSATKARAAVDAAIDRWVWYAGWTDKLAAVLGGTNPVAGPYFDFSIPEPSGVVALLAPQRSSLLGLVSVLAPVLATGCTAVVVSSLDRPLPAITLSEVLATSDVPGGVANLLTGDAVEIGPWLAEHADVDGIDLAGTSGAVAMELERSAAGTLKRVLRTTVEETDWTADPGLHRMTPFLETKTVWHPIGI from the coding sequence ATGAGCGACCGGTTGGCCGTGCGCAAGACCTACAAGCTGTACGTCGGCGGGAAGTTCCCCCGTTCGGAGTCCGGGCGCACCTACGAGGTCGCCGACAGCCGCGGGCGCTTCGTGGCCAACGCCGCGCGGGCCTCGCGCAAGGACGCCCGGGACGCCGTCGTGGCCGCCCGAGGTGCGTTCGCCGGGTGGTCGACCGCGACCGCCTACAACCGGGGCCAGGTGCTGTACCGGGTCGCCGAGGTGATGGAGGGCCGCGCGGCGCAGTTCGCCGACGAGGTCGCCGCGGGCGAGGGCCTGTCGGCGACGAAGGCCCGGGCCGCCGTGGACGCCGCGATCGACCGGTGGGTCTGGTACGCCGGGTGGACCGACAAGCTCGCCGCCGTCCTGGGGGGCACCAACCCCGTCGCCGGGCCCTACTTCGACTTCTCGATCCCGGAGCCCTCCGGGGTGGTCGCGCTGCTGGCGCCCCAGCGGTCCTCGTTGCTCGGGCTGGTCAGCGTGCTGGCGCCGGTGCTGGCCACCGGGTGCACGGCCGTCGTGGTCAGCTCGCTGGACCGGCCGTTGCCGGCGATCACGCTGTCGGAGGTGCTCGCCACCTCCGACGTGCCCGGCGGGGTGGCCAACCTGCTCACCGGCGACGCCGTCGAGATCGGCCCCTGGCTGGCCGAGCACGCCGACGTCGACGGCATCGACCTGGCCGGCACGTCCGGCGCGGTGGCGATGGAGCTGGAGCGCTCGGCGGCCGGCACGCTCAAGCGGGTGCTGCGGACGACGGTCGAGGAGACCGACTGGACCGCCGACCCCGGCCTGCACCGGATGACCCCGTTCCTGGAGACCAAGACGGTCTGGCACCCGATCGGGATCTAG
- a CDS encoding DUF805 domain-containing protein, giving the protein MDFWTWYVRRGRITRRAFWLHYVVPLLLLSALALAADVSFGYTSLEPSTAADGSLVPAVIEYGPFVIVTGILTVLPSITAQVTRMHDQGRSGLWVLLNLVPVFGQFAVLGMCGLVPTQPTPNRYGPVPDASGSALPFAPGTTPPETTPGGRQIWSPQPGTEDRPPAPGPWTPGPQDRAPDYPPTDWR; this is encoded by the coding sequence GTGGACTTCTGGACCTGGTACGTGCGCCGAGGGCGGATCACCCGCCGCGCGTTCTGGCTGCACTACGTGGTGCCGCTGCTCCTGCTGTCGGCACTGGCGCTGGCCGCCGACGTGTCCTTCGGCTACACGTCGCTGGAGCCCAGCACCGCCGCGGACGGCTCGCTCGTCCCGGCCGTCATCGAGTACGGCCCGTTCGTCATCGTCACCGGCATCCTGACCGTGCTGCCCTCGATCACCGCCCAGGTGACCCGGATGCACGACCAGGGCCGGTCGGGTCTGTGGGTGCTGCTGAACCTGGTGCCGGTGTTCGGGCAGTTCGCCGTGCTGGGCATGTGCGGGTTGGTGCCGACCCAGCCGACGCCCAACCGCTACGGCCCGGTGCCGGACGCCAGCGGGTCGGCCCTGCCGTTCGCGCCGGGCACCACCCCGCCGGAGACCACCCCCGGCGGTCGCCAGATCTGGTCGCCGCAGCCCGGCACCGAGGACCGCCCGCCGGCCCCCGGTCCGTGGACCCCGGGCCCGCAGGACCGCGCCCCGGACTACCCGCCGACCGACTGGCGCTAG
- a CDS encoding DEAD/DEAH box helicase — protein MSSFDSVDTSTTVPTTEAPEAAVETPEVETAAEPTGPSFAQLGLQQQLVTALERKGIRHPFAIQTSALPDAMAGRDVLGKAATGSGKTLAFGLPLLHRLGQDVQHGRRAPRGLVLVPTRELAQQVHDALAPLGQSNGVQLAAVYGGASMYRQIQQLRRGVDVVIATPGRLQDLINQGECSLTDVEISVIDEADFMSDLGFLPVVKELLDQTRTDGQRLLFSATLDGEVDSLVRRYLKDPARHSVVTAADAAPPAEHRAYSVSFPDRLRVTEQLAARPGRTIIFVRTQHGADRLADNLQQVGIKAEPIHGGLPQSARRRALEAFTDARSPVLVATDVAARGIHVDDVSLVLHYDPPADHKTYLHRSGRTARAGAAGVVVSLLLPDQVGQAKRRFRQAAVNTDVSRIRPGDAPIAELVAAGVHVEPVERPVRPSRGGSSSGRPRREGGGDRRPRREGFGDRPARPAGERPSYGDRPARPAGDRPSYGDRPARPAGDRPTYGDRRSPGARPTGGGQGGRPPRPARSY, from the coding sequence TTGTCCTCGTTCGACTCTGTCGACACCAGCACCACCGTTCCCACCACCGAGGCTCCTGAGGCCGCTGTCGAGACCCCCGAGGTCGAGACCGCCGCCGAGCCCACCGGCCCCTCGTTCGCCCAGCTCGGTCTCCAGCAGCAGCTGGTCACCGCGCTCGAGCGCAAGGGCATCCGGCACCCGTTCGCCATCCAGACCTCCGCCCTGCCGGACGCCATGGCCGGCCGCGACGTGCTCGGCAAGGCAGCCACCGGCTCGGGCAAGACCCTGGCCTTCGGTCTGCCCCTCCTGCACCGCCTCGGCCAGGACGTCCAGCACGGTCGCCGCGCCCCGCGTGGCCTCGTGCTCGTCCCCACCCGTGAGCTCGCGCAGCAGGTGCACGACGCGCTGGCCCCGCTGGGCCAGTCCAACGGCGTGCAGCTCGCCGCGGTCTACGGCGGTGCCTCGATGTACCGCCAGATCCAGCAGCTGCGCCGCGGCGTCGACGTCGTCATCGCGACGCCGGGCCGCCTGCAGGACCTGATCAACCAGGGCGAGTGCTCGCTCACCGACGTCGAGATCTCGGTCATCGACGAGGCGGACTTCATGTCCGACCTGGGCTTCCTGCCCGTGGTGAAGGAGCTGCTCGACCAGACCCGCACCGACGGTCAGCGCCTGCTCTTCTCGGCCACCCTGGACGGTGAGGTCGACAGCCTCGTCCGTCGTTACCTCAAGGACCCGGCCCGTCACTCGGTGGTCACCGCCGCCGACGCCGCGCCGCCGGCCGAGCACCGCGCCTACAGCGTGTCCTTCCCGGACCGCCTGCGGGTCACCGAGCAGCTCGCCGCCCGCCCGGGCCGCACGATCATCTTCGTGCGCACCCAGCACGGCGCCGACCGGCTCGCCGACAACCTGCAGCAGGTCGGCATCAAGGCCGAGCCGATCCACGGCGGTCTGCCGCAGTCGGCCCGTCGCCGCGCGCTCGAGGCGTTCACCGACGCCCGCTCGCCGGTCCTGGTCGCCACCGACGTCGCCGCCCGCGGCATCCACGTCGACGACGTGTCGCTGGTCCTGCACTACGACCCGCCGGCAGACCACAAGACCTACCTGCACCGCTCCGGCCGCACCGCGCGCGCCGGTGCCGCGGGTGTCGTCGTCTCGCTGCTGCTGCCCGACCAGGTGGGCCAGGCCAAGCGCCGCTTCCGCCAGGCCGCGGTGAACACCGACGTGTCCCGGATCCGTCCGGGCGACGCCCCGATCGCCGAGCTCGTGGCGGCCGGTGTGCACGTCGAGCCCGTCGAGCGTCCGGTCCGTCCCTCGCGGGGTGGCTCGTCCTCGGGTCGCCCGCGTCGTGAGGGTGGCGGCGACCGTCGTCCCCGTCGCGAGGGCTTCGGCGACCGCCCGGCCCGTCCGGCCGGCGAGCGTCCCTCCTACGGCGACCGTCCGGCCCGCCCGGCCGGTGACCGCCCGTCCTACGGCGACCGTCCGGCCCGTCCCGCCGGTGACCGTCCCACCTACGGGGACCGCCGTTCGCCCGGCGCCCGCCCCACCGGTGGCGGCCAGGGCGGACGCCCGCCCCGCCCGGCCCGCTCGTACTGA
- a CDS encoding TetR/AcrR family transcriptional regulator, producing the protein MLDAYEELLVSGVGATVTLDAVAAAAGVSKGGLLYHFPSKDALVDGVAERLGEHVAADVEALGSAPEGPVAYWLTTSTADAQGELTRTYQATLRLAGAGHAAARTALLEADRAWSAALEARIADPVLARLVRLVGDGLYLEGLAGLPTRGDTPALVELLEQVLR; encoded by the coding sequence CTGCTGGACGCCTACGAGGAGCTCCTCGTCAGCGGCGTCGGCGCGACCGTGACGCTGGACGCCGTCGCGGCCGCCGCCGGGGTCTCCAAGGGCGGGCTGCTCTACCACTTCCCGAGCAAGGACGCCCTGGTCGACGGGGTGGCCGAGCGGCTGGGTGAGCACGTGGCCGCCGACGTCGAGGCGCTCGGCTCGGCCCCCGAGGGGCCGGTCGCCTACTGGCTCACCACGTCGACCGCCGACGCCCAGGGCGAGCTGACCCGCACCTACCAGGCCACGCTCCGGTTGGCCGGCGCCGGGCACGCCGCAGCCCGGACAGCCCTGCTGGAGGCCGACCGGGCGTGGTCAGCCGCCCTGGAGGCCCGGATCGCCGACCCGGTGCTGGCCCGACTGGTCCGGCTGGTGGGCGACGGGCTGTACCTGGAGGGGCTGGCCGGGCTGCCGACGCGGGGTGACACCCCCGCGCTCGTGGAGCTGCTGGAGCAGGTGCTCCGCTAG
- a CDS encoding MFS transporter — MSTATAGTPVENTTPRAGRREWLGLAVLMLPVLLVSVDGTVLTFAVPSITRALVPSGTELLWAVDVYPLVLAGLLITAGTLGDRFGRRRMLLIGAAGFGIASVLAAYAPDIRWLIAARALQGLFGAALMPSTLSLLRNLFLDRQQRRLAIAVWAAGFSGGAALGPILGGWLLEHYWWGSVFLVNVPVLAALLVVGPLLLPESRDPSPGRLDLVSVGLSLTTMLPVVYAIKTLATGEVSVTSVGAAVLGVASGITFVRRQLTGRDPLMDLRLFRSRVVTAAISANLLSIAALTGLLLITSQYLQLVLGVGPLDAGLLLVPGLIASVLAGLAAVPLAKVVPVRWLVVTGLLLGVAGYVVATRLGPDSDVLVVVLAFGLVAAGAGLSETLTNDAILTAAPAERAGQASAVSETAYELGTGLGVAVLGSVLGAVYTARLVLPAGVDGADATAAGTLGGAVDVAGRLPADTATALTTSAQEAFSAGMDAAAGIGAVVMVGAVVLVATVWREKRTPQGDR, encoded by the coding sequence ATGAGTACCGCCACGGCCGGCACACCGGTCGAGAACACCACCCCCCGCGCCGGACGACGGGAGTGGCTCGGCCTCGCCGTGCTGATGCTCCCGGTCCTGCTCGTCTCGGTCGACGGGACGGTGCTGACCTTCGCCGTCCCCTCGATCACCCGGGCCCTGGTGCCCAGCGGCACCGAGCTGCTCTGGGCCGTCGACGTCTACCCGCTGGTGCTCGCCGGTCTGCTGATCACCGCCGGCACGCTGGGCGACCGGTTCGGCCGGCGTCGGATGCTGCTGATCGGCGCCGCCGGGTTCGGCATCGCATCGGTGCTGGCCGCCTACGCCCCCGACATCCGCTGGCTGATCGCCGCCCGGGCCCTGCAGGGTCTCTTCGGCGCGGCCCTGATGCCCTCGACGCTCTCCCTGCTGCGCAACCTGTTCCTGGACCGGCAGCAGCGTCGGCTGGCCATCGCGGTCTGGGCCGCCGGGTTCTCCGGCGGCGCCGCCCTGGGCCCGATCCTGGGCGGTTGGCTGCTCGAGCACTACTGGTGGGGCTCGGTCTTCCTGGTGAACGTGCCGGTGCTGGCCGCCCTGCTGGTGGTCGGACCCCTGCTGCTGCCCGAGTCCCGCGACCCCTCCCCCGGTCGGCTCGACCTGGTCAGCGTCGGCCTCTCGCTGACCACGATGTTGCCGGTGGTCTACGCCATCAAGACCCTGGCCACCGGCGAGGTGTCGGTGACCAGCGTGGGCGCGGCCGTGCTCGGCGTGGCCAGCGGGATCACCTTCGTCCGCCGCCAGCTCACCGGCCGCGACCCGCTGATGGACCTGCGACTGTTCCGCTCCCGGGTGGTCACCGCCGCCATCAGCGCCAACCTGCTCAGCATCGCCGCCCTGACCGGCCTGCTGCTCATCACCTCGCAGTACCTGCAGCTCGTGCTGGGCGTCGGCCCACTCGACGCCGGCCTGCTCCTCGTGCCGGGTCTGATCGCCTCGGTGCTCGCGGGCCTGGCTGCGGTCCCGCTGGCGAAGGTCGTCCCGGTGCGCTGGCTGGTCGTCACCGGGCTGCTGCTCGGCGTGGCCGGGTACGTCGTGGCCACCCGGCTGGGCCCGGACTCCGACGTCCTCGTCGTCGTGCTGGCGTTCGGTCTGGTCGCCGCCGGCGCCGGGTTGTCGGAGACGCTGACCAACGACGCGATCCTCACCGCCGCACCGGCCGAGCGCGCCGGGCAGGCCAGCGCGGTCAGCGAGACCGCCTACGAGCTGGGCACCGGCCTCGGGGTCGCCGTGCTGGGCAGCGTGCTGGGTGCGGTCTACACTGCCCGCCTCGTGCTGCCCGCCGGCGTGGACGGCGCGGATGCCACCGCTGCCGGCACGCTGGGCGGCGCCGTGGACGTCGCCGGTCGGCTGCCGGCCGACACCGCGACCGCGCTGACCACCAGCGCCCAGGAGGCGTTCAGCGCCGGCATGGACGCCGCTGCGGGCATCGGGGCGGTCGTGATGGTGGGCGCCGTCGTCCTCGTGGCCACGGTCTGGCGGGAGAAGCGGACCCCGCAGGGCGACCGGTAG
- a CDS encoding uracil phosphoribosyltransferase, producing the protein MQLTVVDHPLARARLTRMRDERTDNAAFRAALRDLAELLVFEATRELAVEEYEITTPVTTTTGYRLAAPPLIVPVLRAGLGMADTAHSLLPESQMGFVGLARNEVTFEPEAYMASLPESLVDREVFVLDPMLATGGSLVHCCSLLTARGCTSITVLCALAAPEGIARLEESGLPLRVFTASIDEELNSNAYIVPGLGDAGDRQFGAV; encoded by the coding sequence GTGCAGCTGACCGTGGTCGACCACCCGCTCGCCCGTGCCCGCCTGACCCGCATGCGGGACGAGCGCACCGACAACGCCGCGTTCCGCGCCGCGCTGCGGGACCTCGCCGAGCTCCTGGTCTTCGAGGCCACCCGGGAACTGGCGGTCGAGGAGTACGAGATCACCACCCCGGTGACCACGACGACGGGCTACCGGCTGGCCGCCCCGCCGCTCATCGTCCCGGTGCTGCGCGCCGGGCTGGGCATGGCCGACACCGCGCACTCGCTGCTGCCGGAGTCCCAGATGGGGTTCGTCGGGCTGGCCCGCAACGAGGTCACCTTCGAGCCCGAGGCCTACATGGCCTCGCTGCCGGAGTCGCTGGTCGATCGCGAGGTCTTCGTGCTGGACCCGATGCTGGCCACCGGCGGCTCGCTGGTGCACTGCTGCTCGCTGCTCACTGCGCGGGGCTGCACCTCGATCACGGTGCTGTGCGCGCTGGCGGCGCCGGAGGGCATCGCCCGGCTGGAGGAGAGCGGCCTGCCGCTGCGGGTGTTCACCGCCAGCATCGACGAGGAGCTCAACAGCAACGCCTACATCGTCCCGGGCCTCGGTGACGCCGGCGACCGCCAGTTCGGCGCCGTCTGA
- the deoC gene encoding deoxyribose-phosphate aldolase — MTTALDPSAPAAVPPRTTPDAFADVTRSESAFRSFLHGLPGVDQVGAEARAAQLGTRSIKTTAKAWAIDTAISMVDLTTLEGADTPGKVRSLAAKARRPDPTDPGCPAVAAVCVYGDLAGVATEALAGTGIHTAAVATAFPSGRASRAVKLADVRDAVGNGADEIDMVIDRGAFLAGRYLDVFDEIVAVKEACGSAHLKVILETGELRTYDAVRRASWLAMLAGGDFIKTSTGKVSPAATLPVCLVMLEAVRDYRAATGIQIGVKPAGGIKTTKDAVKHLVMINEVAGSDWLSPDWFRFGASSLLNDLLLQRQKLRTGHYSGPDHVSVD; from the coding sequence ATGACCACCGCGCTCGACCCCTCGGCGCCCGCTGCGGTGCCGCCACGGACGACCCCGGACGCGTTCGCCGACGTGACCCGTTCGGAGTCGGCGTTCCGGTCCTTCCTGCACGGCCTGCCCGGCGTCGACCAGGTCGGCGCCGAGGCCCGCGCCGCCCAGCTGGGCACCCGGTCGATCAAGACGACGGCGAAGGCCTGGGCGATCGACACCGCCATCTCGATGGTCGACCTGACCACGCTGGAGGGCGCCGACACCCCGGGCAAGGTGCGGTCGCTGGCCGCCAAGGCCCGCCGACCCGACCCGACCGACCCGGGCTGCCCGGCCGTCGCCGCGGTCTGCGTCTACGGCGACCTGGCCGGCGTCGCCACCGAGGCCCTCGCCGGCACCGGCATCCACACCGCCGCCGTGGCCACCGCGTTCCCGTCGGGGCGGGCCAGCCGGGCGGTCAAGCTCGCCGACGTGCGGGACGCCGTGGGCAACGGCGCCGACGAGATCGACATGGTCATCGACCGGGGCGCCTTCCTGGCCGGCCGGTACCTCGACGTGTTCGACGAGATCGTCGCGGTGAAGGAGGCCTGCGGGTCTGCCCACCTCAAGGTGATCCTGGAGACCGGGGAGCTGCGCACCTACGACGCCGTGCGCCGGGCCTCGTGGCTGGCGATGCTGGCCGGCGGTGACTTCATCAAGACCTCGACCGGCAAGGTGTCCCCCGCCGCGACCCTGCCGGTCTGCCTGGTGATGCTGGAGGCGGTCCGCGACTACCGCGCCGCGACCGGGATCCAGATCGGCGTCAAGCCCGCCGGCGGCATCAAGACCACCAAGGACGCCGTGAAGCACCTGGTGATGATCAACGAGGTGGCCGGGTCGGACTGGCTCTCCCCCGACTGGTTCCGCTTCGGCGCCTCCAGCCTGCTCAACGACCTGCTCCTGCAGCGCCAGAAGCTCCGCACCGGCCACTACTCCGGCCCCGACCACGTCTCGGTGGACTGA
- a CDS encoding adenosine deaminase — translation MSAAPTPETLARAPKVLLHDHLDGGLRPQTVLELADQIGYRELPADDAASLGAWFRQAADSGSLVRYLETFAHTVGVMQTPEAVHRVAREAALDLAADGVVHAEVRMAPELLTAMPIEAAVEAMLDGYATGAREAGTIRVGTLLCAMRQADRWDEVAGLVVRYRDAGVVGFDLAGPEIGFPADRHPSAIALLDRAQAHRTIHAGEAHGVESIRVALDGACAERLGHGVRIADEVPEDGGPLGPTAQRVLDEQVPLEVAPSSNVQTGAYSSLARHPVGRLHALGFAVTLNTDNRLMSGVSTSSEFAAVVAAHGWGWDDVQTVTERAVAAAFLADGDRAQLLADVRSGYAALRG, via the coding sequence ATGTCCGCCGCACCGACCCCGGAGACCCTCGCCCGCGCCCCCAAGGTGCTCCTGCACGACCACCTGGATGGCGGGCTCCGGCCGCAGACGGTCCTCGAGCTGGCCGACCAGATCGGCTACCGCGAGCTGCCCGCCGACGACGCCGCGTCCCTGGGGGCCTGGTTCCGGCAGGCCGCCGACTCCGGCTCCCTGGTGCGCTACCTGGAGACCTTCGCGCACACCGTCGGGGTCATGCAGACCCCCGAGGCGGTGCACCGGGTCGCCCGGGAGGCCGCCCTGGACCTCGCCGCCGACGGCGTGGTGCACGCCGAGGTGCGCATGGCCCCGGAGCTGCTGACCGCGATGCCGATCGAGGCCGCGGTCGAGGCGATGCTCGACGGCTACGCCACCGGTGCACGGGAAGCCGGGACGATCCGGGTCGGCACGCTGCTGTGCGCGATGCGCCAGGCCGACCGGTGGGACGAGGTCGCCGGTCTCGTCGTCCGCTACCGGGACGCCGGCGTCGTTGGCTTCGACCTTGCCGGCCCGGAGATCGGCTTCCCCGCCGACCGGCACCCCTCCGCCATCGCGCTGCTGGACCGGGCGCAGGCGCACCGCACGATCCACGCCGGCGAGGCGCACGGCGTCGAGAGCATCAGGGTGGCCCTCGACGGTGCCTGCGCCGAGCGGCTGGGCCACGGGGTGCGGATCGCCGACGAGGTGCCCGAGGACGGCGGACCGCTGGGCCCGACGGCGCAGCGGGTGCTCGACGAGCAGGTGCCCCTGGAGGTCGCCCCGTCGTCGAACGTGCAGACCGGCGCCTACAGCTCGCTGGCCCGCCACCCGGTCGGCCGGCTGCACGCCCTCGGCTTCGCCGTCACCCTCAACACCGACAACCGGCTGATGAGCGGGGTGTCCACCAGCTCCGAGTTCGCTGCCGTCGTGGCCGCGCACGGCTGGGGGTGGGACGACGTCCAGACCGTCACCGAGCGGGCCGTGGCCGCCGCCTTCCTGGCCGACGGCGACCGCGCGCAGCTGCTCGCCGACGTCCGGTCGGGGTACGCCGCACTGCGGGGGTGA
- a CDS encoding Gfo/Idh/MocA family oxidoreductase — protein sequence MRFAVLGSGYWARTVHAASLHAHPDAELVGVWGRSQEKAQAAGAEFDVLGTDDLDALLADVDAVSISLPPDVQPDIAVRAAEAGCHLLLEKPIAMSLPDAERVVAATSAAGVASVVFLTYRFRTSTHTWLDQASRSALVGGQVTWLADTFAPGSPFRESVWRARPGAPLWDLGPHALSLLTPTLGPVVAAQGTRAADGTVSVLLEHEGGPTSTMTLSATASPLAAGEDFWVHGDTGRLVLLPEDGATAHEAHAVAVDELTAAALTGGAHPCDAAFGRDQVRVLAAAEQAVQSGTRQQV from the coding sequence ATGCGCTTCGCCGTCCTGGGCAGCGGCTACTGGGCGCGCACCGTGCACGCCGCGTCGCTGCACGCGCACCCCGACGCCGAGCTGGTGGGCGTCTGGGGCCGATCGCAGGAGAAGGCGCAGGCCGCGGGCGCGGAGTTCGACGTCCTGGGCACCGACGACCTCGACGCGCTGCTGGCCGACGTCGACGCCGTCTCGATCTCGCTGCCGCCGGACGTGCAGCCCGACATCGCGGTGCGCGCCGCCGAGGCCGGCTGTCACCTGCTGCTGGAGAAGCCGATCGCGATGTCGCTGCCAGACGCCGAGCGGGTGGTCGCCGCGACCTCGGCCGCCGGGGTCGCGTCGGTGGTCTTCCTGACCTACCGCTTCCGGACGTCGACGCACACCTGGCTGGACCAGGCCTCCCGGTCGGCGCTGGTCGGCGGACAGGTCACCTGGCTGGCCGACACCTTCGCCCCGGGCAGCCCGTTCCGGGAGTCGGTGTGGCGGGCCCGGCCGGGCGCCCCGCTGTGGGACCTCGGCCCGCACGCGCTGTCGCTGCTGACCCCGACCCTGGGGCCGGTCGTCGCCGCGCAGGGCACCCGCGCCGCCGACGGCACGGTCAGCGTCCTCCTGGAGCACGAGGGTGGGCCGACCAGCACGATGACCCTGTCGGCGACGGCGTCCCCGCTGGCCGCGGGGGAGGACTTCTGGGTGCACGGCGACACCGGCCGCCTGGTGCTCCTGCCCGAGGACGGCGCCACGGCGCACGAGGCGCACGCGGTGGCCGTCGACGAGCTGACCGCCGCGGCGCTCACCGGCGGGGCGCACCCCTGCGACGCGGCGTTCGGCCGGGACCAGGTGCGGGTGCTGGCGGCCGCCGAGCAGGCCGTGCAGAGCGGCACCCGCCAGCAGGTCTGA